The following are encoded together in the Thermoplasmata archaeon genome:
- a CDS encoding GIY-YIG nuclease family protein, translated as MIRKGTYVLAISLGSDQDIKVGALGILHFEKGVYCYVGSALGGLDSRTARHMRKDKVLKWHADYITTVADSVDAYISYPDYIEECNLAKMAMDAGMEPSHKGFGCSDCKCYTHLFKADDRLLRTLIKKAKMTPFRRLTF; from the coding sequence ATGATCCGCAAGGGCACATACGTGCTCGCAATATCCCTTGGTTCCGACCAGGACATAAAGGTCGGAGCCTTGGGCATCTTACATTTTGAGAAAGGGGTGTATTGCTACGTGGGCAGCGCACTCGGTGGACTTGATTCTAGAACTGCTAGGCATATGCGGAAGGATAAGGTCCTGAAATGGCATGCCGACTACATCACTACAGTAGCAGATTCGGTAGATGCATACATTTCATATCCGGATTACATCGAGGAATGCAATCTTGCCAAGATGGCGATGGATGCGGGGATGGAACCGTCTCACAAAGGATTCGGCTGTTCGGATTGTAAGTGCTATACTCATCTCTTCAAGGCAGATGATAGACTTCTGAGAACCCTTATCAAAAAAGCCAAAATGACACCATTCAGACGATTGACCTTTTGA